A single genomic interval of Nitrospira sp. harbors:
- a CDS encoding TrbG/VirB9 family P-type conjugative transfer protein: MNGKLRRMVRCLILALGLANVGVSAAEIPEPGGLDQRVRYVTYKQDDVTTVHVRRGVITRVVLGEDEKIVVAATGFLGDCAKSEAEWCIRADVGTNQVWVKPKDNATHNNLEIRTDKRDYSLEFHVLADTKLGRSRRPADGHDIEEAMYRVIFRHPIPFPNPQTVMALTASLDHTQQARDNQQIVADRLAAFTPEPQNWAYSMEVLTGADEIAPALVFDDGRFTYFSFPSNRDIPAIFYISPAGEETRLNFHMEKELAVVQRTGRRFVLRLGQAVVGLWNDAYDMTGVPPTNGVTVSGVSRVVR, from the coding sequence ATGAACGGAAAACTCAGGCGGATGGTCAGGTGTCTGATCCTTGCATTGGGGCTGGCGAATGTAGGGGTCTCCGCGGCGGAAATTCCAGAGCCTGGCGGACTCGATCAACGAGTGCGTTATGTGACGTACAAACAGGATGATGTCACCACCGTGCACGTGCGCCGCGGCGTGATCACGCGCGTCGTCCTCGGGGAAGATGAAAAAATCGTCGTGGCCGCGACGGGATTTTTGGGTGATTGTGCGAAGTCAGAAGCGGAATGGTGTATCAGGGCCGACGTGGGAACGAATCAAGTGTGGGTGAAGCCGAAGGACAACGCGACGCATAACAATCTCGAAATTCGGACGGATAAGCGGGACTACAGCCTGGAGTTTCATGTCCTTGCGGACACCAAGCTGGGACGGTCGCGCAGGCCAGCCGATGGCCACGACATCGAGGAGGCTATGTATCGGGTGATCTTCCGCCATCCGATCCCCTTCCCGAACCCACAGACCGTCATGGCTCTCACCGCCAGTCTGGACCACACTCAGCAAGCGCGTGACAATCAACAAATTGTGGCCGATCGCCTCGCAGCCTTTACGCCGGAGCCACAGAATTGGGCCTATTCGATGGAAGTCCTGACCGGCGCGGATGAAATCGCTCCCGCGCTGGTGTTCGACGATGGACGGTTTACCTACTTTTCATTCCCATCTAACCGTGACATTCCAGCTATTTTTTACATCTCTCCGGCCGGGGAAGAAACCCGCCTCAATTTTCACATGGAGAAGGAACTGGCCGTGGTCCAGCGGACGGGTCGGCGCTTTGTCTTGCGGCTGGGGCAGGCGGTCGTGGGCCTGTGGAATGACGCGTACGATATGACCGGCGTCCCTCCCACCAATGGCGTGACGGTGTCGGGTGTCAGTCGCGTAGTGCGTTGA